Proteins found in one Streptomyces sp. CB09001 genomic segment:
- a CDS encoding cysteine/serine endopeptidase inhibitor — protein sequence MNRRVRGVVTIGVAAALLGVAEASPASAVPVGTVRQGKATFYTDRGTGACGKPVDAAHQSIVAVSPKWWTAANPNKDPLCGLKVRVTYRGKSVTVPVRDKCAGCGPRHIDLGRPAFARLAAPAKGVIKGVKWKFVR from the coding sequence ATGAATCGGCGTGTCAGAGGAGTCGTCACCATAGGTGTGGCGGCCGCCCTTCTGGGCGTCGCGGAGGCGAGTCCGGCCTCCGCGGTCCCCGTCGGAACGGTGCGGCAGGGAAAGGCCACGTTCTACACGGACCGCGGCACCGGAGCCTGCGGAAAGCCGGTCGACGCGGCGCACCAGTCCATCGTTGCCGTCTCGCCGAAATGGTGGACGGCGGCAAACCCGAACAAGGACCCGTTGTGCGGTCTCAAGGTGCGCGTGACCTACCGCGGAAAGTCCGTGACCGTGCCGGTCCGGGACAAGTGCGCCGGCTGCGGCCCCCGTCACATCGACCTCGGGCGGCCCGCCTTCGCGAGGCTGGCCGCTCCGGCCAAGGGCGTCATCAAGGGCGTCAAGTGGAAGTTCGTCAGGTAG